The following coding sequences lie in one Nonomuraea muscovyensis genomic window:
- a CDS encoding YbjN domain-containing protein encodes MRDVVRAALDAAEVSYDEPRPGAFLVKLPGQHKLATMTWLIVGEQALHVEAFFCRKPDENHAEFYRWLLGKNGATYGVHFSVDSVGDVHLVGRVPLAAVTEEEVDRLLGCVLTYSDDWFDRALELGFASSIRREWEWRAKRGESLANLQAFARFADPARSRD; translated from the coding sequence ATGCGCGATGTCGTCCGAGCCGCGCTCGACGCGGCGGAGGTCTCCTACGACGAGCCGCGGCCGGGCGCGTTCCTGGTCAAGCTCCCCGGCCAGCACAAGCTGGCCACCATGACCTGGCTCATCGTCGGCGAGCAGGCACTGCACGTCGAGGCGTTCTTCTGCCGCAAGCCCGACGAGAACCACGCCGAGTTCTACCGGTGGCTGCTCGGCAAGAACGGCGCCACGTACGGCGTGCACTTCTCCGTCGACTCCGTGGGCGACGTCCACCTCGTCGGCCGCGTGCCGCTCGCGGCGGTCACCGAGGAGGAGGTGGACCGGCTGCTCGGCTGCGTGCTGACCTACTCCGACGACTGGTTCGACCGGGCGCTGGAGCTGGGCTTCGCCTCGTCGATCAGGCGCGAGTGGGAGTGGCGGGCCAAGCGGGGCGAGTCGCTGGCCAACCTGCAGGCGTTCGCCCGCTTCGCGGACCCGGCCCGCTCGCGCGACTGA
- a CDS encoding BlaI/MecI/CopY family transcriptional regulator yields MKGLGELERSIMDILWAQSGALTAREVGKLIADRDLAPTTIMTVLDRLTRKGFLERTRDGRAWRYAPAATRDAYVAELMLEALDMTGDRSAALTRFAQAVSGREAEILRRALTELEDE; encoded by the coding sequence GTGAAGGGTCTTGGCGAGCTCGAACGCAGCATCATGGACATCCTCTGGGCGCAGAGCGGCGCGCTCACCGCCCGCGAGGTCGGCAAGCTCATCGCCGACCGCGACCTGGCCCCCACCACCATCATGACCGTGCTCGACCGGCTCACGCGCAAGGGGTTCCTCGAGCGCACCCGTGACGGCCGTGCGTGGCGCTACGCCCCGGCGGCGACCCGCGACGCGTACGTCGCCGAGCTTATGCTGGAAGCCTTGGACATGACGGGCGACCGGTCGGCCGCCCTGACCCGCTTCGCCCAGGCCGTGTCGGGGCGTGAGGCGGAGATCCTGCGCAGAGCCCTCACGGAGCTGGAGGACGAGTGA
- a CDS encoding phosphoglyceromutase, with the protein MATLVLLRHGESDWNAKGLFTGWVDVSLSAKGEDEAGRGGRLLVEAGVRPDVVHTSLLTRAIQTAQLALGEAGLPWLPVRRSWRLNERHYGALQGKNKAQTREEFGEEQFTLWRRSYDVPPPPIADGDEYSQAGDPRYALLPPELMPRTECLKDVVERMLPYWYDEIVPDLAAGRTVLVAAHGNSLRALVKHLDGIGDAEIAGLNIPTGIPLRYELDDAFRPLVRGGEYLDPDAAKAAIEAVANQGR; encoded by the coding sequence ATGGCGACTTTGGTGCTGCTGCGGCATGGCGAGAGTGACTGGAACGCGAAGGGCCTGTTCACCGGCTGGGTGGACGTGAGCCTGTCGGCCAAGGGCGAGGACGAGGCCGGCCGGGGAGGCAGGCTCCTCGTCGAGGCCGGGGTGCGCCCCGACGTGGTGCACACGAGCCTGCTCACCAGGGCCATCCAGACCGCCCAGCTCGCCCTCGGCGAGGCCGGCCTGCCGTGGCTGCCGGTGCGGCGCTCCTGGCGGCTCAACGAGCGCCACTACGGCGCCCTGCAGGGCAAGAACAAGGCGCAGACGCGCGAGGAGTTCGGCGAGGAGCAGTTCACGCTCTGGCGGCGCTCCTACGACGTGCCGCCGCCCCCGATCGCCGACGGCGACGAATACTCCCAGGCCGGCGACCCGCGCTACGCGCTGCTGCCGCCGGAGCTCATGCCGCGCACCGAGTGCCTCAAGGACGTCGTGGAGCGCATGCTGCCCTACTGGTACGACGAGATCGTCCCCGACCTCGCCGCCGGCCGCACGGTGCTCGTGGCCGCGCACGGCAACTCCCTGCGCGCCCTGGTCAAGCACCTCGACGGCATCGGCGACGCGGAGATCGCCGGGCTCAACATCCCCACCGGCATCCCGCTGCGCTACGAGCTCGACGACGCGTTCAGGCCGCTGGTGCGGGGCGGCGAGTACCTCGACCCCGACGCCGCCAAGGCCGCCATCGAGGCCGTGGCCAACCAGGGCCGCTGA
- a CDS encoding alpha/beta hydrolase has translation MSKPILEPAAQEIADATSNPPFLYELGPEGARKVLDDIQAAPVDKLDVDDKWITVPAEVGDVRVRIVKPAGATGALPAVLYVHGGGWILGNAGTHDRLVRELAVGADTAIVFVEYERSPEARYPVAIEQAYATAQWITRNGADEGLDSSRLAVAGDSVGGNMAAALAILAKRRGDVTFVHQSLYYPVTDAAQDTESYREFADGPFLTAKAMAWFWDAYTTDPAQRAQSTASPLRAGLEELAGLPPALVIVDENDVLRDEGEAYARRLAEAGVPTTSVRYNGIIHDFMMLNPVRPTNAATAAVEQAIRTLRKALGTD, from the coding sequence ATGAGCAAGCCGATTCTCGAACCAGCGGCACAGGAGATCGCGGACGCCACGTCCAACCCGCCCTTCCTCTACGAGCTGGGCCCGGAGGGTGCCCGCAAGGTCCTCGACGACATCCAGGCCGCACCGGTCGACAAGCTCGACGTCGACGACAAGTGGATCACCGTGCCCGCCGAGGTGGGCGACGTGCGGGTACGCATCGTCAAGCCGGCCGGGGCGACCGGTGCGCTGCCCGCCGTCCTGTACGTCCACGGTGGGGGGTGGATCCTCGGGAACGCCGGCACCCACGACCGGCTCGTCCGGGAGCTCGCCGTGGGCGCCGACACCGCGATCGTCTTCGTCGAGTACGAGCGCTCACCCGAGGCGAGGTATCCGGTCGCGATCGAGCAGGCCTACGCGACCGCCCAGTGGATCACCCGGAACGGCGCCGACGAGGGGCTCGACAGCTCACGCCTGGCGGTCGCGGGCGACTCGGTCGGCGGCAACATGGCAGCCGCGCTGGCCATCCTCGCCAAGCGGCGCGGCGACGTGACCTTCGTGCACCAGTCGCTCTACTACCCGGTGACCGACGCCGCCCAGGACACCGAGAGCTACCGGGAGTTCGCCGACGGCCCCTTCCTGACGGCCAAGGCCATGGCGTGGTTCTGGGACGCGTACACGACCGACCCGGCGCAGCGGGCGCAGAGCACCGCCTCGCCGCTGCGCGCCGGCCTGGAGGAGCTGGCCGGGCTGCCGCCCGCCCTGGTGATCGTGGACGAGAACGACGTGCTGCGGGACGAGGGCGAGGCCTACGCCCGCCGGCTGGCCGAGGCCGGGGTCCCGACGACCAGCGTGCGCTACAACGGCATCATCCACGACTTCATGATGCTCAACCCCGTCCGCCCGACCAACGCGGCCACGGCCGCCGTCGAGCAGGCGATCCGCACCCTCCGCAAGGCGCTGGGGACGGACTAG
- a CDS encoding SDR family NAD(P)-dependent oxidoreductase, whose product MKKTAVVTGASSGIGEATARRLAAEGYDVVAGARRRERLDALAAEVPSITPFTLDVTSQESVDALAASLERCDVLVNNAGGALGTESVAEGRPDEWQRMYDTNVLGTLRMTQALLPRLVESGDGVLVLLTSTAGLVPYEGGGGYVAAKHAQSSMAGTLRLELVGQPVRVVEIAPGMVRSEGFAVTRFRGDEAAAARVYEGVPDPLTSDDVADAIAWSVTRPAHVNIDRIVIRPRAQAAQHKVHRVGG is encoded by the coding sequence ATGAAGAAGACGGCTGTGGTGACGGGCGCGAGCAGCGGGATCGGCGAGGCGACGGCCAGGCGGCTGGCCGCCGAGGGCTACGACGTGGTGGCGGGCGCCAGACGGCGCGAACGGCTGGACGCGCTGGCCGCCGAGGTGCCCTCGATCACGCCGTTCACCCTCGACGTCACCTCGCAGGAGTCCGTGGACGCGCTGGCCGCCTCGCTGGAGCGCTGCGACGTGCTCGTCAACAACGCCGGGGGCGCGCTCGGGACGGAGAGCGTGGCTGAGGGGCGGCCGGACGAGTGGCAGCGGATGTACGACACGAACGTGCTCGGCACCCTGCGCATGACGCAGGCGCTCCTGCCCCGGCTCGTCGAGTCGGGTGACGGGGTGCTGGTGCTGCTGACGTCCACGGCGGGGCTGGTGCCGTACGAGGGCGGCGGCGGGTACGTGGCGGCCAAGCACGCCCAGTCCTCCATGGCCGGCACGCTCCGCCTGGAGCTCGTCGGACAGCCGGTCCGGGTCGTGGAGATCGCTCCGGGCATGGTGCGCAGCGAGGGCTTCGCGGTCACCCGGTTCCGCGGCGACGAGGCGGCGGCCGCGCGCGTCTACGAGGGGGTGCCCGACCCGCTGACCTCCGACGACGTGGCCGACGCGATCGCCTGGTCCGTCACCCGTCCCGCCCACGTGAACATCGACCGCATCGTCATCCGCCCCCGCGCCCAGGCCGCCCAGCACAAGGTGCACCGGGTCGGTGGCTAG
- a CDS encoding TetR/AcrR family transcriptional regulator C-terminal domain-containing protein, whose amino-acid sequence MTANRGRGQRAGLTRQAILQAAVRLADQEGLTALSMRRIAAELGVEAMTLYHHVPNKNALLDGMVEQLISETAPPPGASSWQESLRAYAHAFLAALSAHPNLVALVASRPAMTPHNLRTMEAMLESLRSAGFELTRAYDVLHSLAAFVLGHAAAHPGPRPDCPPGRSRGLTIDAYPLFFAAVAKSDARSRFDFALESLLHGFEAARTVPPSSGPQAAVEVGSGGRQTVTGPG is encoded by the coding sequence GTGACAGCGAACCGAGGGCGGGGGCAACGGGCCGGGCTGACCCGGCAGGCCATCCTTCAGGCAGCGGTACGCCTCGCCGACCAGGAGGGCCTCACGGCGCTGTCCATGCGCCGGATCGCCGCCGAACTCGGCGTGGAGGCCATGACGCTGTACCACCATGTCCCGAACAAGAACGCCCTCCTGGACGGGATGGTCGAACAGCTCATATCCGAAACCGCCCCACCTCCCGGCGCCTCGTCCTGGCAGGAGAGCCTCCGCGCGTACGCCCATGCGTTCCTGGCCGCACTCTCCGCCCACCCGAACCTGGTCGCCCTGGTCGCCTCCCGGCCCGCGATGACCCCGCACAACCTGCGGACGATGGAGGCCATGCTGGAGTCGCTCCGCTCGGCGGGGTTCGAGCTGACACGGGCCTACGACGTGCTTCACTCCCTGGCCGCATTCGTCCTGGGACACGCCGCCGCACACCCGGGCCCCAGGCCGGACTGCCCGCCCGGCCGGTCGCGGGGCCTGACGATCGACGCTTACCCGCTCTTCTTCGCGGCCGTCGCGAAATCCGATGCGAGGTCCCGGTTCGACTTCGCCCTCGAATCCCTGCTTCACGGCTTCGAGGCCGCCCGAACCGTTCCCCCGTCCAGCGGTCCTCAGGCCGCTGTGGAGGTCGGCTCGGGCGGGCGACAGACGGTCACCGGACCGGGCTAG
- a CDS encoding helix-turn-helix domain-containing protein, whose product MALPKVGSIGEYIREQRQQAKISLRQLAAAAGVSNPYLSQVERGLRKPSAEILNQIAKGLHISAQALYVQAGLIEDRETPSDVVTAIRADTHLTERQRQVLIDIYESFRKEKRAEDEQTSQNAHPRSDSVTDDEQPLPKDFLAALEPYAAPDDNGTVTQETKEG is encoded by the coding sequence ATGGCACTACCGAAGGTCGGCTCGATCGGCGAGTACATCCGCGAGCAGCGGCAGCAGGCGAAGATCTCGCTGCGCCAGCTCGCCGCCGCGGCGGGGGTCTCCAACCCCTACCTGAGCCAGGTCGAGCGCGGTCTGCGCAAGCCGAGCGCCGAGATCCTCAACCAGATCGCCAAGGGTCTGCACATCTCGGCGCAGGCGCTCTACGTGCAGGCCGGCCTCATCGAGGACCGTGAGACGCCGAGCGACGTCGTCACCGCCATCAGGGCCGACACGCATCTCACCGAGCGGCAACGCCAGGTGTTGATCGATATCTACGAGTCGTTCCGCAAGGAGAAGCGCGCCGAGGATGAGCAGACCTCCCAGAACGCTCATCCTCGGAGCGACTCCGTCACGGACGACGAGCAGCCGCTGCCGAAGGATTTCCTCGCCGCCCTAGAGCCCTACGCGGCACCCGACGACAACGGCACCGTCACCCAGGAAACCAAGGAAGGTTAA
- a CDS encoding DUF2516 family protein: MDLINGGLNLLFLLLAIGIFGMAVYALVHALRVPDNAFISAGKLKKNIWLIILALATLFSAGGAWSFLQAFLMLGGMQFIGLGAVNIFSIAAVIAAVVYIVDVKPAVKGMGGRGGSSGPYGPW, encoded by the coding sequence ATGGACCTGATCAACGGCGGGCTCAACCTTCTCTTCTTGCTGCTCGCCATCGGCATCTTCGGCATGGCGGTCTACGCGCTGGTGCACGCGCTGCGGGTGCCCGACAACGCGTTCATCTCGGCGGGCAAGCTGAAGAAGAACATCTGGCTGATCATCCTGGCGCTCGCCACCCTGTTCTCGGCCGGCGGGGCGTGGTCGTTCCTGCAGGCGTTCCTCATGCTGGGCGGGATGCAGTTCATCGGCCTCGGCGCGGTCAACATCTTCTCGATCGCCGCGGTGATCGCCGCCGTCGTCTACATCGTGGACGTCAAGCCCGCCGTGAAGGGCATGGGCGGCCGCGGCGGCAGCAGCGGCCCCTACGGCCCCTGGTAG
- the phoU gene encoding phosphate signaling complex protein PhoU — MRDAYHEELDSLTDKLVEMTRLVRSGISRATTALLDSDLQLAESVISRDEEVNALFNDIETSILELMARQQPVAVDLRMIITALRMGTDLERMGDLAVHVAKVARLRHPDSAIPPELRSTIVEMGQIAENLVTKAGSCVATRDVDSALELQHDDDAMDRLHRKLFRSILAKDWQHGVEPAIDITLIGRYYERYADHAVRVAQAVVYLVTGSRPS, encoded by the coding sequence ATGCGCGACGCCTACCACGAGGAACTCGACTCGCTGACGGACAAGCTGGTCGAGATGACCCGGCTGGTCCGTTCGGGGATCTCCCGTGCCACCACGGCTCTACTGGACTCCGACCTGCAGCTCGCGGAGAGCGTGATCTCCCGCGACGAGGAGGTGAACGCGCTCTTCAACGACATCGAGACCTCCATCCTGGAGCTGATGGCCAGGCAGCAGCCGGTGGCCGTGGACCTGCGGATGATCATCACGGCGCTGCGCATGGGCACCGACCTGGAGCGCATGGGCGACCTGGCGGTGCACGTGGCCAAGGTCGCGCGGCTGCGTCACCCCGACTCGGCGATCCCGCCGGAGCTGCGTTCCACGATCGTGGAGATGGGGCAGATCGCCGAGAACCTGGTCACCAAGGCGGGCAGTTGCGTGGCCACCCGCGACGTGGACTCGGCGCTGGAGCTGCAGCACGACGACGACGCCATGGACAGGCTGCACCGCAAGCTGTTCAGGAGCATCCTGGCCAAGGACTGGCAGCACGGCGTGGAGCCGGCCATCGACATCACGCTGATCGGGCGTTACTACGAGCGGTACGCCGACCACGCGGTGCGGGTGGCGCAGGCCGTCGTCTACCTCGTGACGGGGTCACGGCCGAGCTGA
- a CDS encoding class I SAM-dependent methyltransferase, with protein sequence MARPVGSITRGTTAHNRLRRADRWIAAVHGGLLRAAERPLVVDLGYGASHATTLELFDRLRRIRPDVEVTGIEIDPARVALAKPYERPGLSFALGGFELPVARPPVLVRAFNVLRQYGEAEAWHYWDVLRGALAPGGVLVEGTCSEVGHRAVWVGLSREGPRTLTFSARFDAFERPSDLADRLPKTLIHRNVPGERIHAFLRDFDRAWAVSAPYGAHGARQRWLAAVTALSGSWPVPRHPPLGGTARWRLGELTLPWAAVAP encoded by the coding sequence GTGGCTAGGCCGGTCGGCTCCATCACCAGGGGCACGACGGCGCACAACCGGCTCCGGCGGGCCGACCGCTGGATCGCCGCGGTGCACGGCGGGCTGCTCCGCGCCGCCGAACGGCCCCTGGTGGTGGATCTCGGCTACGGCGCCTCGCACGCCACCACGCTGGAGCTGTTCGACCGGCTGCGCCGGATCAGGCCCGACGTGGAGGTGACGGGCATCGAGATCGACCCGGCCCGGGTCGCGCTGGCCAAGCCGTACGAGCGGCCCGGGCTGAGCTTCGCCCTGGGCGGGTTCGAGCTGCCGGTGGCCCGGCCGCCGGTGCTGGTGCGCGCCTTCAACGTGCTGCGCCAGTACGGCGAGGCGGAGGCGTGGCACTACTGGGACGTGCTGCGCGGGGCCCTGGCTCCCGGCGGCGTGCTGGTGGAGGGCACCTGTTCGGAGGTGGGCCACCGGGCCGTCTGGGTGGGCCTGTCGCGCGAGGGGCCGCGGACGCTGACCTTCTCGGCCCGGTTCGACGCCTTCGAGCGGCCGTCCGACCTGGCGGACCGGCTGCCCAAGACGCTGATCCACCGCAACGTCCCGGGTGAGCGGATCCACGCGTTCCTGCGCGACTTCGACCGCGCGTGGGCGGTGAGCGCCCCGTACGGCGCGCACGGGGCGCGCCAGCGGTGGCTGGCGGCGGTCACCGCGCTGAGCGGCTCGTGGCCCGTGCCGCGGCACCCGCCGCTGGGCGGGACGGCGCGCTGGCGGCTCGGTGAGCTGACGCTGCCCTGGGCGGCGGTCGCCCCTTGA
- a CDS encoding M56 family metallopeptidase has protein sequence MITAAALAALATACAVGSWRFTTARWTSQAPRVAIILWQSLGVTWGLATTGAMLAYAVEPYGMGVLSGLIAFADGRTPREPWDALHVLAMVAGLTALTVLVAVLLTAGVQALRARRRHRMLLALISHDNPVLPGVRVLDHPGAAAYCVPGLRSQVVVSEGALKLLSQDEMAAVLAHEAAHVRERHDLVLLPFAALRRALPWSKVVCDAQAQVELLVEMAADDRARRYCSPRRLATALLRFGTAGAMPTPHGMLGVHANSLMARVDRLVKPAPELPMRLRYGMLALSVTLLTSAPFLWVYQL, from the coding sequence GTGATCACGGCAGCGGCGCTGGCAGCGCTCGCCACGGCGTGCGCGGTCGGCTCCTGGCGTTTCACGACCGCCCGGTGGACCTCCCAGGCGCCCCGGGTCGCGATCATCCTCTGGCAGTCCCTCGGTGTGACCTGGGGTCTGGCCACCACCGGCGCGATGCTGGCCTACGCCGTCGAGCCGTACGGGATGGGGGTCCTGTCGGGGCTGATCGCCTTCGCCGACGGCCGGACGCCGCGTGAGCCGTGGGACGCGCTCCACGTGCTCGCCATGGTCGCCGGGCTGACGGCGCTGACTGTGCTCGTCGCGGTCCTGCTCACCGCGGGCGTGCAGGCGTTGCGGGCGCGCCGCCGCCACCGCATGCTGCTCGCGCTGATCTCCCACGACAACCCGGTGCTGCCCGGCGTGCGGGTGCTCGACCATCCGGGCGCGGCGGCCTACTGCGTGCCGGGGCTGCGCTCGCAGGTGGTGGTCAGCGAGGGGGCGCTGAAGCTGCTGTCGCAGGACGAGATGGCGGCCGTGCTGGCGCACGAGGCCGCGCACGTGCGCGAGCGCCACGACCTGGTGCTCCTGCCGTTCGCCGCGCTGCGCCGGGCGCTGCCCTGGTCCAAGGTGGTGTGCGACGCCCAGGCCCAGGTGGAGCTGCTGGTCGAGATGGCCGCCGACGACCGCGCCCGCCGCTACTGCAGCCCGCGCAGGCTGGCGACGGCGCTGCTGAGGTTCGGCACGGCCGGCGCCATGCCGACCCCGCACGGGATGCTCGGCGTGCACGCCAACAGCCTCATGGCCAGGGTCGACAGGCTCGTGAAGCCGGCTCCCGAGCTGCCGATGCGGCTGCGCTACGGGATGCTCGCCCTTTCCGTGACATTGCTCACGTCCGCGCCGTTCCTGTGGGTCTACCAGCTCTGA
- a CDS encoding DUF4097 family beta strand repeat-containing protein, which translates to MKMQRTAVTTSLLGLVAVLTGCGAGGSLDADVVSYDVAGKVAGLHVEADSGTVEVAESDRRGIRVTERLSWRRNKPQTSHKVRGDTLELTFACPATWGWGAIGTSCDVSYRVEVPKGLRVKVGSDSGDLTLKNLSGDLEATTDSGAVEAGGLTGRQVVTRTDSGAVKLAFAGRPDRVTTTTDSGRTVIHVPEGPYNIVARTDSGKKDIRAVSAPSARQTIQLTSDSGDMEVVTP; encoded by the coding sequence ATGAAGATGCAGAGAACGGCCGTGACCACCAGCCTTCTCGGACTCGTGGCGGTGTTGACCGGGTGCGGCGCCGGCGGCTCGCTGGATGCGGACGTCGTGTCGTACGACGTCGCCGGCAAGGTGGCGGGGCTGCACGTCGAAGCCGACTCCGGGACCGTCGAAGTGGCCGAGTCGGATCGTCGGGGCATCCGCGTGACGGAGCGGCTGAGCTGGCGCAGGAACAAGCCGCAGACCAGCCACAAGGTGCGGGGTGACACGCTGGAACTGACGTTCGCCTGTCCCGCCACGTGGGGGTGGGGCGCCATCGGCACGTCCTGCGACGTGAGCTACCGGGTGGAGGTGCCCAAGGGACTCCGCGTCAAGGTGGGGTCCGACTCGGGGGACCTGACGCTGAAGAACCTGTCGGGCGACCTGGAGGCCACCACCGACTCCGGGGCGGTCGAGGCCGGCGGGCTGACGGGCAGGCAGGTCGTCACGAGGACCGACTCGGGCGCTGTGAAACTGGCCTTCGCCGGGCGGCCCGACCGGGTCACGACCACCACGGATTCGGGGAGGACCGTGATCCACGTGCCCGAGGGGCCGTACAACATCGTGGCCAGGACGGACTCCGGCAAGAAGGACATCAGGGCCGTGAGCGCCCCCTCGGCCCGGCAGACGATCCAGCTGACCAGCGACTCCGGGGACATGGAGGTGGTGACACCCTGA
- the mshA gene encoding D-inositol-3-phosphate glycosyltransferase: protein MRRRRVNRVATISMHTSPLDQPGTGDAGGMNVYIVESARRLAQLGVEVEIFTRATARDLPPVAELAPGVLVRHLTAGPYEELDRADMPGQLCAFLSGVLRTEAMYDPGRYDVIHSHYWLSGQVGWLAKERWGVPLVHTMHTMAKVKNQLLAAGDRPEPQARVLGEQQVVEIADRLVANTDDEAGELMELYGAQEDRVAVVNPGVNLTVFQPASQGAARRRLGLPQDARVLLFVGRIQPLKAPDVLLRAASRMLIEDPSLREHLVVACVGGPSGNGLARPSHLTELAAELGISDVVRLVPPAPQDELADWYRAADVTVVPSYSESFGLVALESQACGTPVAAAAVGGLRTAVRDGVSGVLVDGHDPHEWARTLRRFVTSPRWRADLSEGARRHAAAFGWQATASHLMEVYSGAVAHLHSVPVASCGVSYGAS, encoded by the coding sequence GTGAGGCGACGACGGGTCAACCGGGTCGCGACCATCAGCATGCACACGTCACCGCTGGACCAGCCTGGCACGGGCGACGCCGGCGGCATGAACGTGTACATCGTCGAATCGGCCAGACGGCTCGCCCAGCTCGGGGTGGAGGTGGAGATCTTCACCCGGGCCACCGCGAGAGACCTGCCGCCCGTGGCCGAGCTCGCTCCCGGAGTCCTCGTCCGCCATCTCACCGCCGGCCCGTACGAGGAGCTGGACCGCGCCGACATGCCCGGCCAGCTCTGCGCCTTCCTGTCCGGCGTGCTGCGCACCGAGGCCATGTACGACCCCGGCCGCTACGACGTCATCCACTCCCACTACTGGCTGTCCGGCCAGGTCGGCTGGCTGGCCAAGGAACGCTGGGGCGTGCCGCTCGTGCACACCATGCACACCATGGCCAAGGTCAAGAATCAGCTCCTCGCCGCCGGCGACCGGCCCGAGCCGCAGGCCCGCGTCCTCGGCGAACAGCAGGTCGTGGAGATCGCCGACCGGCTCGTCGCCAACACCGACGACGAGGCCGGCGAGCTGATGGAGTTGTACGGCGCCCAGGAGGACCGCGTCGCCGTCGTGAACCCCGGCGTCAACCTCACCGTCTTCCAGCCCGCCTCCCAGGGCGCCGCCCGGCGCCGCCTGGGCCTGCCGCAGGACGCCCGCGTGCTGCTGTTCGTCGGCCGGATCCAGCCGCTCAAGGCCCCCGACGTGCTGCTGCGCGCCGCCTCCCGCATGCTCATCGAGGACCCGTCGCTGCGCGAGCACCTGGTCGTCGCCTGCGTCGGCGGCCCCTCGGGCAACGGCCTGGCCCGGCCGTCGCACCTCACCGAACTGGCCGCCGAGCTGGGCATCTCCGACGTCGTGCGCCTCGTGCCACCCGCGCCCCAGGACGAGCTGGCCGACTGGTACCGCGCCGCCGACGTGACCGTCGTCCCCTCCTACAGCGAGTCGTTCGGCCTCGTCGCCCTGGAGTCCCAGGCGTGCGGCACGCCCGTCGCCGCCGCGGCCGTCGGCGGGCTGCGCACCGCCGTACGGGACGGGGTGTCCGGCGTGCTCGTGGACGGCCACGACCCGCACGAGTGGGCACGCACGCTGCGCCGCTTCGTCACCTCGCCGCGCTGGCGCGCCGACCTGTCGGAGGGCGCCCGCCGGCACGCCGCCGCCTTCGGCTGGCAGGCCACCGCCTCGCACCTCATGGAGGTCTACTCGGGAGCCGTCGCCCACCTGCACAGCGTGCCCGTCGCCTCCTGCGGCGTCTCGTACGGCGCCTCGTAG
- a CDS encoding nitroreductase/quinone reductase family protein — protein MGVAIMLDRAVKAFKSWQYRGGRPRRWARIENRLWALAFAAGIMPNRAAMLEIRGRKSGRLISFPVAIAEHDGERYLVAMLGEKTNWALNARAGDGRAVLRHGRREEIRLTEELSDRRAAILRRYLQVAPGARPHFPIDRHAALEEFERIVDRYPVFRITSPENRSSATSP, from the coding sequence GTGGGGGTCGCCATCATGCTCGATCGGGCCGTCAAGGCCTTCAAGAGTTGGCAGTACCGCGGGGGCCGGCCGCGCCGGTGGGCCCGGATCGAGAACCGGCTGTGGGCCCTCGCCTTCGCCGCGGGCATCATGCCGAACAGAGCGGCCATGCTCGAGATCCGCGGCCGCAAGTCGGGCCGCCTCATCTCCTTTCCGGTCGCCATCGCCGAGCACGACGGTGAGCGCTATCTCGTCGCCATGCTCGGCGAGAAGACGAACTGGGCCCTCAACGCGCGGGCCGGAGACGGGCGGGCGGTGCTGCGCCACGGGCGTCGCGAGGAGATCCGGCTGACGGAGGAGCTCTCCGACCGGCGCGCCGCGATCCTCCGCCGCTATCTGCAGGTGGCGCCCGGCGCGCGTCCCCACTTCCCCATCGACCGCCACGCCGCGCTGGAGGAGTTCGAGCGCATCGTCGACCGCTACCCTGTCTTCCGCATCACCTCCCCCGAGAATCGATCCTCTGCCACCTCGCCGTGA